From Humisphaera borealis, the proteins below share one genomic window:
- a CDS encoding PBSX family phage terminase large subunit yields the protein MAKTRKPTASTIELLPKQYAFVTSTAREVLYSGAFGAGKSRATCVKLATRAQRPGAREALVRKHLVTLKGTTLKTLLEPEGNLPPVLPPGSYSHNQSAKTIRIVGGGEIVYFGLDDVAKVGSYNLSGVGVDQAEELSENDWTALRGRIRLNVDGVPNSLYGACNPSGPEHFLAVRFGLNGRSKAADGCHAIATKSADNWHLPESYLRDLQTYTGVAKRRYVDGEWCGSDGLVYDTFDPAIHVRERRDVWQRVIVGGDQGFSNPTAMVVIAEAEDGTLHLLAEFYATGKVSSDVIAEAERLKSEYGVTEFVFDPAAAVLREEMARAGLSVIAGDNDVNGGITSCQRRFAVDGSGKPGLTISPACVNVIKELGMYEWQPGEKDKPVKKHDHALDALRYGIRRLDGGNQIDVRVINGGNRSEPHRPTNDEHMWQTFQTNRGHR from the coding sequence ATGGCTAAGACTCGCAAACCGACCGCATCGACCATCGAACTGTTGCCGAAGCAATACGCGTTCGTCACCAGCACAGCCCGCGAGGTGCTCTACAGCGGCGCGTTCGGTGCCGGCAAGAGCCGTGCGACCTGCGTGAAGTTGGCGACCCGTGCTCAACGCCCCGGCGCTAGGGAAGCCCTTGTCCGTAAGCACCTGGTCACCTTGAAGGGAACCACCCTCAAGACCCTGCTGGAACCCGAGGGCAACTTACCGCCCGTACTGCCGCCGGGAAGCTACAGCCACAACCAATCGGCGAAAACCATCCGCATCGTCGGCGGGGGCGAAATCGTCTACTTCGGGCTCGACGACGTGGCGAAGGTCGGAAGCTACAACCTGTCAGGCGTCGGCGTGGATCAGGCGGAGGAGTTGTCCGAGAACGATTGGACGGCGCTTCGTGGTCGCATCCGGTTGAACGTCGATGGCGTGCCAAACTCCCTTTACGGGGCGTGCAACCCGTCCGGACCCGAACACTTCCTGGCGGTCCGCTTCGGGCTCAACGGTCGCAGCAAGGCGGCGGACGGATGCCACGCCATCGCCACGAAGAGCGCCGACAACTGGCACTTGCCGGAGTCCTACCTGCGCGACCTGCAGACATACACCGGCGTCGCTAAGCGGCGGTATGTCGATGGCGAATGGTGCGGCTCGGACGGTCTGGTCTACGACACCTTCGACCCTGCCATTCACGTTCGCGAACGCCGCGACGTTTGGCAACGCGTCATCGTCGGCGGCGATCAAGGATTTTCGAACCCGACCGCGATGGTAGTCATCGCCGAAGCCGAGGACGGCACCCTGCACCTGCTGGCGGAGTTCTACGCCACGGGCAAGGTAAGCAGCGACGTGATAGCCGAGGCGGAGCGGTTGAAGTCTGAATATGGGGTCACCGAGTTCGTGTTTGACCCTGCGGCGGCAGTGCTGCGGGAAGAGATGGCGCGGGCGGGGTTGTCGGTCATCGCGGGCGACAACGACGTCAACGGCGGGATTACATCCTGCCAACGTCGGTTCGCCGTGGACGGCAGCGGCAAGCCTGGGCTGACGATTAGCCCGGCGTGCGTGAACGTCATCAAAGAACTTGGCATGTACGAATGGCAACCCGGCGAAAAGGACAAGCCGGTCAAGAAACACGACCACGCCCTGGACGCCTTGCGATACGGCATCCGGCGCTTGGACGGCGGTAACCAAATCGACGTGCGAGTCATCAACGGCGGCAACCGTAGTGAACCCCACCGACCGACGAACGACGAACACATGTGGCAGACATTCCAGACGAACAGGGGGCACCGATGA
- a CDS encoding helix-turn-helix transcriptional regulator translates to MGIDLDKVKALREKRGLTQDEAAKLAGLPNRQKWYQLESGRIANPTIATLEAIAKALGVKARDLLK, encoded by the coding sequence ATGGGTATCGACCTCGACAAGGTAAAGGCACTACGCGAGAAACGCGGGCTGACGCAGGATGAAGCCGCGAAACTGGCAGGACTTCCGAACCGCCAGAAGTGGTATCAACTCGAATCGGGGAGGATTGCCAACCCGACCATTGCCACGCTCGAAGCCATCGCCAAAGCCTTAGGCGTCAAGGCTCGCGATCTGCTCAAGTGA
- a CDS encoding sigma factor-like helix-turn-helix DNA-binding protein gives MSTGNLKRAIGQKERLAIRQEQALRLRLDGLSHSEIGERLGIDRSQITRDLQKVMKATAKRTEETAEQLRSIELQRLDLGIASIADKVRAGDPRALDLWLRYSESRRRLLGLDQQQQTTALIGEGAGLVFNIIEAQRPARFVESTATTPGDAIVESFAPALPAPTEGSATNG, from the coding sequence ATGAGCACCGGCAACCTAAAACGCGCCATCGGGCAAAAGGAACGATTGGCGATTCGACAGGAACAAGCCCTGCGGCTTCGCCTGGACGGGCTGTCCCACTCTGAAATCGGCGAACGCCTGGGCATCGACCGGTCACAGATTACCCGCGACCTACAGAAGGTCATGAAGGCGACCGCCAAGCGAACGGAAGAGACGGCGGAGCAGTTGCGGAGCATCGAACTACAGCGGCTTGACCTGGGCATTGCCAGCATCGCGGACAAGGTGCGAGCCGGCGACCCGAGGGCGCTTGACCTGTGGTTGAGGTATTCGGAGTCCCGTCGTCGGTTGCTGGGTCTGGATCAGCAGCAGCAGACAACCGCCCTGATCGGTGAGGGTGCCGGGCTGGTGTTCAACATCATCGAAGCACAACGCCCCGCCCGGTTCGTCGAATCGACCGCGACCACGCCCGGCGACGCAATCGTCGAATCGTTCGCACCCGCCCTGCCAGCACCCACGGAAGGGAGCGCCACCAATGGCTAA